CGCAACGACGACGTTCGGTCGTCGATTCTCAAAGGACCTCATGTCGGACTACGACACCTCAGACGCGTGGAAGACGCCCGCCAGCCGCTACCTGGCCGCCCATCCGAACCGGTACCTGGTCTCCAAGAAGCCTGTCTCCCAATACGTGCCCATGAGCGATGGCTGCAAGCTGGCCGTGGACGTGTATCTGCCCCATGACGCGTCGGGCCAGGTCGCCGAGGGCCCCTGGCCGACGATCGTGGTCTTCACGCCCTACTACCGCCGCTTCGTGACCCAGGACGCCACCCTCGAATGCAGTCCGAACTGCGGCCGCTATCGGGACGCCTTCGTGCCGCAGGGCTACGCCGTCGTCGTGGTCGATGTTCGGGGCACCGGCGCGAGCTTCGGCATTCGCGATGCACTGCGTTCGCCGACGGAACGGCGGGACTACGGCGAGACGGCCGAGTGGATCGTCAACCAGCCATGGAGCAACGGCGTCATCGGCTCCACCGGCATCTCCTACCTGGGCGCTGCGGCGGTCTTTCTGGCGAGCACCGGGCACCCTGCGGTCAAGGCCATCGCACCGCTGTTCGCCGTCACCGACATCTACACCGACCAGATGTACGTCGGGGGCGTGCTCTCGACCATCTGGACCGGCCGCTACGACGAGCTCATGGTGGCCATGGACCACGACGACCGGGCTGCACTGTCGAAGTTCGCCTACTACGGCAACCCGTTGTACGCGGGGCCGAAGCCGGTCGATGAAGACACCGACGGCCAGCTTCTCGCGGCGGCGCTGAAGGCGCACAGGAACAACTGCCGGCTCAACGACATGGCCCGCGAGCTGCCCTATCAGCATGACGCGGTCTCGTACGACCCGTCGCTGACGCTGGACGTCTGCAGCCCGGGCTTCTACGGCCGCGAGATCCCGGCCGACGTCGCCATCTACTCCATCTCCGGTTGGTACGACGGCATGGGCTACAGCAACTCCGCCATCACGCGCTTTCTCACCCTGCCGGATCACCAGCACCGGCTCCTGCTCGGCCCGTGGGACCATGGGGCGCGGACGAACATGTCTCCCTGGCGGGATCACGTGGGTTCGGACTTTCCGATGCTGGCCGAGCTGCTGCGCTTCTTCGACCATCACCTGCGCGGAATGCCCACCGGGCTGGACGAGGAAGCGAAGGTTCATTACTTCACCATCCACGACG
The sequence above is drawn from the Variovorax sp. J2L1-78 genome and encodes:
- a CDS encoding CocE/NonD family hydrolase, translated to MSDYDTSDAWKTPASRYLAAHPNRYLVSKKPVSQYVPMSDGCKLAVDVYLPHDASGQVAEGPWPTIVVFTPYYRRFVTQDATLECSPNCGRYRDAFVPQGYAVVVVDVRGTGASFGIRDALRSPTERRDYGETAEWIVNQPWSNGVIGSTGISYLGAAAVFLASTGHPAVKAIAPLFAVTDIYTDQMYVGGVLSTIWTGRYDELMVAMDHDDRAALSKFAYYGNPLYAGPKPVDEDTDGQLLAAALKAHRNNCRLNDMARELPYQHDAVSYDPSLTLDVCSPGFYGREIPADVAIYSISGWYDGMGYSNSAITRFLTLPDHQHRLLLGPWDHGARTNMSPWRDHVGSDFPMLAELLRFFDHHLRGMPTGLDEEAKVHYFTIHDEKWQATDTWPPAARKTCFYPGADNTLSRRPSTDQGRDTYQVDFSASSGDQTRLERLGAVAIENYYPDWSERQGQFLNYTTAPLTASTELTGHVTASIVLTASQPDAAVYVYVSEVLADGSCRYVTEGVLRALHREGFSDSPDYVATWPVNTFDRASAKPLVPGEPARLTFALMPVSWTFAAGSRIRISISGSDEGHGPQVPHGRPPRLEVLRGPDATCFELPLRTLSN